From the genome of Hymenobacter cellulosilyticus, one region includes:
- a CDS encoding 2Fe-2S iron-sulfur cluster-binding protein, with protein MAKITFDGIEVDVPDGTTILNAARTIGGGIVPPAMCYYTPLKGSGGKCRACLVRVAAGSAKDPRPMPKLVASCVTPVQDGMVVENTTSEQVLNVRKGIVEMLLINHPLDCPVCDQAGECDLQNFAFEHGVSTTRYEEERRTFEKIDIGPLIQLHMTRCILCYRCVFTADQLTEKRVHGVLGRGDAAEIGTYIENIIDNEFSGNVIDVCPVGALTDKTFRFKQRVWFTKPVNAHRDCENPKCCGKVVLWYKGKDVLRVTARKDQYGEVKEWICNTCRFDKKETSDWTLEGPAHIDRSSVISANHYELPVLNAQVIADLPESSVRDLEQNPPMRLGN; from the coding sequence ATGGCTAAAATAACATTTGACGGCATCGAGGTTGACGTTCCGGACGGAACCACCATCCTCAACGCGGCCCGCACCATCGGCGGCGGCATCGTGCCCCCGGCCATGTGCTACTACACGCCGCTGAAAGGTTCGGGCGGCAAGTGCCGCGCCTGCCTCGTGCGTGTGGCGGCCGGCTCGGCCAAAGACCCCCGCCCCATGCCCAAGCTGGTTGCCTCGTGCGTAACGCCGGTGCAGGACGGCATGGTGGTCGAGAATACGACGTCCGAGCAGGTGCTCAACGTGCGCAAGGGCATCGTGGAAATGCTGCTCATCAACCACCCGCTGGACTGCCCCGTGTGCGACCAGGCTGGGGAGTGTGACTTGCAGAACTTCGCCTTCGAGCACGGCGTGAGCACCACGCGCTACGAAGAGGAGCGCCGCACCTTCGAGAAAATCGACATCGGTCCGCTGATTCAGCTGCACATGACGCGCTGCATCCTGTGCTACCGCTGCGTGTTCACAGCCGACCAGCTCACCGAGAAGCGCGTGCACGGCGTACTGGGCCGCGGCGACGCCGCCGAAATTGGTACCTACATCGAGAACATCATCGACAACGAGTTTAGCGGCAACGTCATCGATGTGTGCCCGGTGGGCGCGTTGACCGATAAAACCTTCCGTTTCAAACAGCGCGTGTGGTTTACGAAACCCGTAAATGCCCACCGTGACTGCGAAAACCCCAAGTGCTGTGGCAAAGTGGTGCTCTGGTACAAAGGCAAGGACGTGCTGCGCGTAACGGCCCGTAAGGACCAGTACGGCGAGGTGAAGGAGTGGATTTGCAACACCTGCCGCTTCGATAAGAAGGAAACGTCCGACTGGACGCTGGAAGGCCCGGCCCACATCGACCGTTCGTCGGTTATTTCGGCCAACCACTACGAGCTGCCCGTGCTCAATGCCCAGGTTATTGCCGACTTGCCAGAAAGCTCCGTCCGCGACCTGGAACAGAATCCTCCCATGCGCTTAGGTAACTAA
- the nuoF gene encoding NADH-quinone oxidoreductase subunit NuoF, whose protein sequence is MGRKLLTEHINVEGIDTFEVYRKHGGYRSVEKALKTMTPDEVVEEVKKSGLRGRGGAGFPTGMKWSFLAKPEGVPRYLVCNADESEPGTFKDRQLMSKLPHLLVEGMITSSYALGANTSYIYIRGELLYVLRILEKAIAEAYAAGFLGKNILGSGYDLDLYVHPGGGAYICGEETALLESLEGKRGNPRNKPPFPAVQGLYARPTVVNNVESIAAVPVIVNDGGDEYAKIGVGRSTGTKLISACGHLNKPGIYEIELGVPVEEFIYSDEYCGGVWKGRDLKAVVAGGSSVPILPKELILKTAAGEPRLMTYESLSDGGFVTGTMLGSGGFIAMDETTCIVRNTWNFSRFYHHESCGQCSPCREGTGWLEKILHRLEHGHGNERDIDVLASVAKQIEGNTICPLGEAAAWPVSAAIRHFRDEFEWHVRYPQEATRPGAVFPGKAVLA, encoded by the coding sequence ATGGGACGCAAACTGCTGACCGAACATATTAACGTTGAAGGCATCGACACCTTTGAAGTATACCGCAAGCATGGCGGCTACCGCTCGGTGGAGAAGGCCCTCAAAACCATGACCCCCGACGAGGTGGTGGAAGAGGTGAAGAAGTCGGGCCTGCGCGGCCGCGGCGGCGCCGGTTTCCCCACCGGAATGAAGTGGAGCTTTCTGGCCAAGCCTGAAGGCGTGCCGCGCTACCTCGTTTGCAACGCCGACGAATCGGAGCCGGGCACCTTCAAGGACCGGCAGCTGATGTCGAAACTGCCCCACCTGCTGGTGGAAGGCATGATTACCAGCTCCTACGCCCTGGGCGCCAATACTTCCTACATCTACATCCGCGGGGAGTTGTTGTACGTGCTGCGCATCTTGGAAAAGGCCATTGCTGAAGCTTACGCGGCCGGTTTCCTAGGCAAGAACATCCTGGGCTCGGGCTACGACCTGGATTTGTACGTGCACCCCGGTGGGGGCGCCTACATCTGCGGGGAGGAAACGGCTTTGCTTGAATCCCTGGAAGGCAAGCGCGGCAACCCCCGCAACAAGCCCCCATTCCCCGCCGTGCAGGGCCTCTACGCCCGCCCCACGGTGGTGAACAACGTGGAGTCCATTGCGGCCGTGCCGGTTATTGTCAACGACGGTGGCGACGAGTATGCCAAGATTGGCGTGGGCCGGAGCACCGGCACCAAGCTGATTTCGGCCTGCGGCCACCTCAACAAACCCGGTATCTACGAAATCGAGTTGGGCGTGCCGGTCGAGGAATTCATCTATTCCGATGAGTACTGCGGCGGCGTCTGGAAAGGGCGCGACCTGAAGGCTGTCGTAGCCGGCGGTTCGTCGGTACCGATTCTGCCCAAGGAGCTGATTCTGAAAACCGCCGCGGGTGAGCCCCGCTTGATGACCTACGAGTCGTTGTCGGATGGCGGGTTCGTGACGGGCACCATGCTGGGTTCGGGTGGCTTCATTGCCATGGACGAAACCACCTGCATCGTGCGCAACACCTGGAACTTCTCGCGCTTCTACCACCACGAGTCGTGCGGGCAATGCTCGCCCTGCCGTGAGGGTACGGGCTGGCTGGAGAAAATCCTGCACCGCCTCGAGCACGGCCACGGCAATGAGCGCGACATCGACGTGCTGGCCAGCGTGGCCAAGCAAATCGAAGGCAACACGATTTGTCCGCTGGGTGAAGCCGCTGCCTGGCCGGTTTCGGCCGCCATCCGTCACTTCCGCGACGAATTCGAGTGGCACGTGCGCTACCCCCAGGAAGCTACCCGCCCCGGCGCTGTGTTTCCCGGCAAAGCGGTACTGGCTTAA
- a CDS encoding NADH-quinone oxidoreductase subunit NuoE family protein — protein MQDLVAEVLGVKPIEVYEVSTFYTMFNLKPVGKHVLEICRTGPCQLRGSDELTAELERITGAKVGGGPSADGLFTLKEVECLAACGFAPVVQVREKYYEQLDTEASVNAMLSELRNMVHRPALPWEEKGLPNAVANN, from the coding sequence GTGCAGGACCTGGTGGCCGAGGTATTGGGCGTGAAACCTATCGAGGTGTACGAGGTTTCGACCTTCTACACCATGTTCAACCTCAAGCCGGTGGGCAAGCACGTGCTGGAAATCTGCCGTACGGGTCCCTGCCAGCTGCGTGGCTCCGATGAGCTGACGGCCGAACTGGAGCGTATCACCGGCGCTAAGGTTGGCGGCGGTCCTTCGGCCGATGGCCTGTTTACCTTGAAAGAGGTGGAATGCCTGGCCGCCTGCGGCTTTGCCCCCGTGGTGCAGGTGCGCGAGAAATACTACGAGCAGCTGGACACCGAAGCTTCGGTAAACGCCATGCTCAGCGAGCTGCGCAACATGGTGCACCGTCCGGCTCTTCCTTGGGAAGAAAAAGGCCTGCCTAACGCCGTAGCCAACAATTAA
- the nuoD gene encoding NADH dehydrogenase (quinone) subunit D, producing MAVNDSLEGTHKIIQEAREQQHNSGLIPTLNDFSQELTTLNLGPTHPATHGIFQNILQMDGERIISGVPTIGYIHRAFEKIAERRPFYQITPLTDRMNYCSSPINNMGWHMTVEKLLGVTVPKRAQYMRVIAMELARITDHLICNSILGVDTGAFTGFLYVFQEREKVYEIYEEICGARLTTNMGRVGGMERDFSDVAIQKLRDWLKTFPAVMKEFESMFNRNRIFMDRVVNVGPITAEKALNYGFTGPNLRAAGVDYDVRAMNPYSSYEDFEFEIPVGTKGDTYDRFMVRNEEIWQSLRIINQALENLPEGPFHADAPHYYLPPKQAVYKNMEALIYHFKIIMGEIEAPVGEVYHSVEGGNGELGFYLISDGGRTPYRLHFRRPCFIYYQAYPEMVVGSSLSDAIVTLSSMNVIAGELDA from the coding sequence ATGGCAGTAAACGACTCGCTGGAAGGCACGCATAAAATTATTCAGGAAGCGCGGGAGCAGCAGCATAACAGCGGCCTGATTCCGACGCTCAACGACTTCAGCCAGGAGTTGACGACCCTCAACCTGGGTCCGACGCACCCGGCCACGCACGGCATTTTCCAGAACATCCTGCAAATGGATGGGGAGCGGATTATTTCGGGTGTGCCCACTATTGGCTATATCCACCGGGCTTTTGAGAAGATTGCCGAACGCCGGCCCTTCTATCAAATCACGCCTCTCACCGACCGGATGAACTACTGCTCGTCACCCATCAACAACATGGGCTGGCACATGACGGTAGAGAAACTACTCGGCGTAACGGTGCCCAAGCGCGCCCAGTACATGCGCGTTATTGCCATGGAGCTGGCCCGCATCACCGACCATTTGATCTGCAACTCGATCCTGGGCGTAGACACCGGGGCCTTCACGGGCTTTCTGTACGTGTTCCAGGAGCGCGAGAAGGTGTACGAGATTTACGAGGAAATTTGCGGCGCCCGCCTGACTACCAACATGGGCCGCGTGGGCGGCATGGAGCGCGACTTCTCGGATGTCGCCATCCAGAAGCTGCGCGACTGGCTCAAGACTTTCCCGGCGGTGATGAAGGAGTTTGAATCCATGTTCAACCGCAACCGCATTTTCATGGACCGCGTGGTGAACGTGGGGCCGATTACGGCGGAAAAAGCGCTGAACTACGGCTTCACCGGCCCCAACCTGCGCGCCGCCGGCGTCGACTACGACGTGCGGGCCATGAACCCCTACTCTTCTTACGAGGACTTCGAGTTTGAAATCCCCGTGGGCACCAAGGGCGACACCTACGACCGGTTTATGGTGCGCAACGAGGAAATCTGGCAGAGCCTGCGCATTATCAACCAGGCTTTGGAAAACCTGCCTGAAGGCCCCTTCCACGCCGATGCACCGCACTATTACCTGCCTCCCAAGCAGGCTGTCTACAAGAACATGGAGGCCCTGATCTACCACTTCAAAATCATCATGGGTGAGATTGAAGCGCCAGTGGGCGAGGTGTACCACTCCGTGGAAGGCGGCAACGGCGAGCTGGGCTTCTACCTGATTTCCGACGGGGGCCGCACGCCCTACCGCCTGCACTTCCGCCGCCCCTGCTTCATCTACTACCAGGCTTACCCCGAAATGGTGGTGGGAAGCAGCCTCTCCGACGCCATCGTGACCTTGTCGTCGATGAACGTTATTGCCGGCGAGCTGGACGCGTAG
- a CDS encoding NADH-quinone oxidoreductase subunit C — MAENTPESAAAPQEAAAPQDPQAAKNAQLLALLHRLFGADTFTDVEEPYGLLTVTTTRERIHEIIAGLQQDQELQLNFLTTMCGIHYPENEGKELGMIYHVHSLVNNLRLRIKMFFPIADPVVPTLTDLYATANWMEREAYDFYGIIFTGHPNLIRILNVEDMDYHPMRKEYALEDGTREDKTDLFFGR, encoded by the coding sequence ATGGCTGAAAATACTCCAGAATCTGCGGCAGCACCCCAGGAAGCGGCGGCCCCGCAAGACCCGCAAGCGGCCAAGAACGCTCAACTGCTCGCGCTGCTGCACCGCTTGTTCGGCGCCGACACGTTTACCGACGTGGAGGAGCCCTACGGCCTGCTGACGGTAACCACGACCCGGGAGCGGATTCACGAAATCATTGCCGGCCTGCAGCAGGACCAGGAGTTGCAGCTCAACTTCCTAACCACGATGTGCGGCATCCACTACCCCGAAAACGAGGGTAAGGAATTGGGCATGATTTACCACGTGCACAGCCTGGTAAACAACCTGCGCCTGCGCATCAAGATGTTCTTCCCCATTGCTGACCCAGTCGTGCCCACGCTCACCGACCTCTACGCCACGGCGAACTGGATGGAGCGTGAGGCCTACGACTTCTATGGCATCATCTTCACGGGCCACCCCAACCTGATCCGCATCCTGAATGTGGAAGATATGGACTACCACCCCATGCGCAAGGAATACGCGCTGGAAGATGGTACCCGCGAAGACAAAACAGACCTTTTCTTCGGCCGCTAG
- a CDS encoding NADH-quinone oxidoreductase subunit B — MEGAGFFATSLEQVVGMARANSLWPLPFATSCCGIEFMATMGSHYDISRFGSERPSFSPRQADLLMVMGTIAKKMAPIVKQVYEQMAEPRWVLAMGACACSGGIFDSYSVLQGIDRIIPVDVYVPGCPPRPEQVLDGLMRVQDLARTESIRRRNAPEYQALLASYNIK; from the coding sequence GTGGAAGGCGCTGGCTTTTTCGCAACCTCGCTGGAGCAGGTCGTGGGCATGGCCCGCGCCAACTCCCTGTGGCCTTTGCCCTTCGCCACTTCCTGCTGCGGCATCGAGTTCATGGCTACCATGGGCTCCCACTACGACATCTCCCGCTTTGGCTCGGAGCGTCCTAGCTTCTCGCCCCGGCAGGCCGACCTGCTGATGGTGATGGGCACCATCGCCAAGAAAATGGCGCCCATCGTGAAGCAGGTGTACGAGCAGATGGCCGAGCCCCGCTGGGTACTGGCCATGGGCGCCTGCGCCTGCTCGGGTGGTATCTTCGACTCTTACTCCGTGCTGCAGGGCATCGACCGGATCATTCCCGTCGACGTGTACGTGCCCGGCTGCCCGCCCCGCCCCGAGCAGGTGCTCGACGGCCTGATGCGGGTGCAGGACTTGGCCCGCACCGAATCGATTCGTCGCCGCAACGCGCCCGAGTACCAGGCGCTGCTGGCTTCTTACAACATCAAGTAG
- a CDS encoding NUDIX hydrolase translates to MNTRQDVLDFVHHGAERFLPHLSIDCAIFGYHDHELKTLLIRHHGQENWSLPGGYIGRHETLTDAAHRILAEKTQLTGLFLQQFYTFGDSATRMNDIKTEQTHNTTYSKVGVSLSPGHWLSERTLSIGYYALVDYLQVVVTPEFLVDEYCWLNVADIPELVYDHNEIIQKALLTLRAHIFQQPIGYNLLRDKFTLPEIHSLYETILCRQIDRRNFRKKLLTLGLIRQLDEQKKIGPHRSPFLYEFDLENYSRALEDGSILTF, encoded by the coding sequence ATGAATACGCGTCAGGACGTCCTGGATTTTGTGCATCATGGCGCAGAGCGGTTTTTGCCCCATCTTTCCATCGACTGCGCCATCTTTGGCTACCACGACCACGAGCTCAAAACGCTGCTCATTCGGCACCACGGCCAGGAAAACTGGAGCCTGCCGGGCGGCTACATCGGGCGGCACGAAACCCTGACCGACGCGGCCCACCGCATTCTGGCCGAGAAAACCCAGCTCACCGGTTTGTTCTTGCAGCAGTTCTACACCTTCGGCGACAGCGCCACCCGGATGAACGACATCAAGACCGAGCAGACGCACAACACGACCTACTCCAAGGTGGGCGTCAGCCTCAGCCCCGGGCACTGGCTTTCCGAGCGCACCTTGTCCATTGGCTACTACGCCCTGGTCGACTACCTGCAGGTGGTTGTGACGCCCGAGTTTCTGGTCGACGAATATTGCTGGCTGAACGTGGCCGATATTCCCGAGCTGGTGTACGACCACAACGAGATTATCCAGAAAGCTCTGCTAACGCTGCGGGCTCATATTTTTCAGCAGCCCATTGGCTACAACCTGCTGCGGGACAAGTTTACCCTGCCCGAAATTCACTCCCTCTACGAAACCATCCTGTGCCGGCAGATTGACCGGCGCAACTTCCGCAAGAAGCTCCTCACCCTGGGCCTGATCCGGCAGCTCGACGAGCAAAAGAAAATCGGGCCCCACCGTTCCCCTTTCCTCTACGAGTTCGATCTGGAAAACTACAGCCGGGCCCTGGAAGACGGCTCTATATTGACTTTCTAG
- a CDS encoding SusC/RagA family TonB-linked outer membrane protein yields the protein MAADSAAQRPGVCPAQQRSPPQRGPRRDSEIRQPQLPGNRYQLARRDFPAGQDSELRFVGHGGSEKARYAASAGYFQQDGTIINSSFQRFTLRANGEVQLSKVLKIGNTLGLTHQEEQPLNNENNEFSGVIQLALQAPPTAPAFNPNGTYYEFTSADNYGEENPVTAARRPQIRNNRNRVTSTFYAELEPLKGLRLRTNVGTDLQFLQGDQFFPSIVGSSKYPTSQATANSSSNYSPSYLIENTLTYDKLIGNNHQFSLLLGQSAQQFDNFYLGGARTGYSTNNLTILDRGPVNSQLSNNGGNSRTRLASYFGRANYEFAGKYLFQAILRYDGSSAFAPGNQFGFFPGASAGWRLSEEEFLKDNAYVSNLKLRVGYGRVGNPLNAGTFAYLTTVNSTPQSNNGVPGTGYVFGTGNQLQVIGGAPTRLQNTDLRWENNEQFNVGIDVGLWKNRLSGSVDLYRRTSPNLIAAVPVTYVSGTSESINTNAAASTNRGIDLAITSNNFAGDAGGLSWTTSLNVSAYRNEITSLGAGKPFDGQNTRGGGNLVRYEAGVPFGSFYGYVADGLFQTPEDVKNHAVQVAGTDPTKSTAPGDIRFKDLNNDGIINDQDRTFIGDPNPSFTYGLNNTLGFKGFDLNIFLQGSQGNDVYNLNRYYTEGGLYGASNASTITLDRWTGAGTSNDIPRAVAGDPNQNLRISSHYIEDGSYMRVKLLTLGYTLPVELGKKIYTQRVRVYVSSQNLLTFTKYKGFDPELGNQGGSFGVDRGVYPQARTFLAGINIGF from the coding sequence GTGGCGGCAGATTCCGCTGCTCAACGCCCAGGAGTTTGCCCAGCTCAACAACGAAGCCCGCCGCAACGGGGGCCTCGACGTGATTCCGAAATACGCCAACCCCAGCTCCCTGGGAACCGGTACCAACTGGCTCGACGAGATTTTCCGGCCGGCCAAGATTCAGAACTACGCTTTGTCGGCCACGGGGGCAGTGAAAAAGCCCGTTACGCCGCCAGCGCCGGCTATTTCCAGCAGGACGGCACCATTATCAACTCCAGCTTTCAGCGCTTTACGTTGCGGGCCAACGGGGAAGTGCAGCTCAGCAAAGTCCTCAAAATCGGTAATACGCTGGGCTTGACCCACCAGGAAGAACAGCCCCTAAACAACGAAAACAACGAGTTTTCGGGCGTTATCCAGCTGGCTCTGCAAGCCCCGCCCACCGCGCCGGCCTTCAACCCGAACGGTACCTACTACGAGTTTACCAGCGCCGACAACTACGGCGAGGAAAACCCCGTGACAGCCGCCCGCCGGCCTCAGATCCGGAACAACCGCAACCGGGTAACTTCCACGTTCTACGCCGAGCTGGAGCCTCTGAAAGGTTTGCGCCTGCGCACCAACGTGGGCACCGACCTGCAGTTTTTGCAGGGTGACCAATTTTTTCCCTCCATTGTCGGTTCTTCCAAGTACCCGACTTCCCAGGCCACGGCCAACAGCAGCTCCAACTACAGCCCGAGCTACCTGATTGAGAACACGCTGACCTACGATAAGCTTATTGGCAACAACCACCAGTTTAGCTTGCTGCTGGGGCAGTCGGCCCAGCAGTTCGACAACTTCTACCTCGGCGGTGCCCGCACCGGCTACAGCACCAACAACCTAACAATTCTGGACCGTGGGCCGGTAAACTCCCAGCTCAGCAACAACGGCGGCAACAGCCGGACCCGCCTGGCCAGCTACTTTGGCCGGGCTAACTACGAGTTTGCCGGTAAATACCTGTTCCAGGCCATTCTGCGCTACGATGGTTCCTCGGCTTTTGCGCCTGGCAACCAGTTTGGCTTCTTCCCCGGGGCCTCGGCCGGCTGGCGCCTCTCGGAGGAAGAGTTCCTGAAAGACAACGCGTACGTAAGCAACCTGAAGCTGCGCGTGGGTTATGGCCGGGTGGGCAATCCGCTCAACGCGGGCACGTTTGCCTACCTGACCACCGTCAACTCGACGCCGCAGTCCAACAACGGCGTGCCCGGCACGGGCTATGTGTTCGGTACTGGCAACCAGCTGCAGGTAATCGGCGGCGCCCCAACCCGTTTGCAGAACACGGACCTGCGCTGGGAAAACAACGAGCAGTTCAACGTGGGTATCGACGTGGGGCTGTGGAAAAACCGCCTCTCGGGCTCTGTCGACCTGTACCGCCGCACCTCACCCAACCTGATTGCGGCCGTGCCGGTGACCTACGTGTCGGGTACCAGTGAGAGCATCAACACCAACGCGGCAGCCTCTACCAACCGCGGCATCGACTTGGCCATTACCTCCAACAACTTCGCCGGGGATGCTGGCGGGCTGAGCTGGACTACTTCGTTGAACGTGAGTGCCTACCGCAACGAAATTACCTCGCTCGGTGCTGGCAAGCCCTTCGACGGGCAAAACACCCGGGGCGGGGGTAACCTGGTGCGCTACGAGGCTGGTGTACCGTTCGGCTCCTTCTACGGCTACGTGGCTGATGGCCTGTTTCAGACTCCCGAGGACGTGAAAAACCACGCCGTGCAGGTGGCCGGTACCGACCCGACTAAGAGCACGGCCCCCGGCGACATCCGCTTCAAGGACCTCAACAACGACGGTATCATCAACGACCAGGACCGCACCTTTATCGGCGACCCGAACCCGAGCTTCACGTATGGCCTGAACAACACGCTGGGCTTTAAGGGCTTCGATCTGAACATCTTCCTGCAGGGCTCCCAGGGCAACGACGTGTATAACCTGAACCGCTACTACACCGAGGGCGGCCTCTACGGCGCTTCCAACGCCAGCACGATTACCCTGGACCGCTGGACCGGCGCCGGCACGAGCAACGACATTCCCCGCGCCGTAGCCGGTGACCCTAACCAGAACCTGCGCATCTCCTCCCACTACATCGAGGACGGCTCCTATATGCGCGTGAAACTGCTCACACTGGGCTACACGCTGCCCGTGGAACTGGGTAAGAAGATTTACACCCAGCGGGTGCGCGTCTATGTGAGCAGCCAGAACCTGCTAACCTTCACCAAATACAAAGGCTTCGACCCGGAGCTGGGCAATCAGGGCGGCAGCTTCGGCGTCGATCGGGGCGTGTATCCCCAGGCCCGCACCTTCCTGGCCGGCATCAACATCGGCTTTTAA
- a CDS encoding RagB/SusD family nutrient uptake outer membrane protein, giving the protein MTSHWQRAYLGVGQANQVLTRVPAIEMDAAIKNRCLGEAAFLRALYYFYLVRGFGDVPLVLTPPATAAEAASLSRTPAAQVYAQIEKDLLDAITKLPASYSGDDVGRATKWSATALLAKVYLTEKKMPEAAVQARAVIAGSGKSLWTNFGDNFKVENENGQESLFEVQFKNGLSSYTTDGPGSVMNEFWGARFFGSPYVVSSGGYGFNIPEKEFVDGFEPGDLRKGPTVFVPGDKYPDGQVQPASLVGDPYGFNIRKFFVGTVNVNNWDSPLNVPILRLAEVYLILAEAVGPTPEGLDAINKVRRRAFGFPLNAPSAKDLTAATPDFNAAVLRERRYELAFEMDRWYDLKRTDNLVKTMNAQGKPAKDFNNLLPIPQSERNVNPNLSQNPGY; this is encoded by the coding sequence GTGACCAGTCACTGGCAGCGCGCCTACCTGGGTGTGGGCCAGGCCAACCAGGTACTGACCCGCGTGCCGGCCATTGAAATGGATGCCGCCATCAAGAACCGCTGCCTGGGCGAGGCCGCCTTCCTGCGGGCCCTGTATTACTTCTACCTCGTGCGGGGCTTCGGCGACGTGCCGCTGGTGCTGACACCCCCGGCCACGGCCGCCGAAGCGGCCAGCCTGAGCCGCACGCCTGCCGCCCAGGTATATGCCCAGATTGAAAAAGACCTGCTCGACGCCATTACCAAGCTGCCCGCATCCTATTCGGGCGACGACGTGGGACGGGCCACGAAATGGTCGGCCACGGCCCTGCTGGCCAAGGTGTACCTGACCGAGAAGAAAATGCCGGAAGCCGCCGTGCAGGCCCGGGCTGTTATTGCCGGCTCCGGCAAAAGCCTGTGGACCAATTTCGGCGACAATTTCAAGGTAGAAAATGAGAACGGGCAGGAGTCGCTGTTTGAGGTGCAGTTTAAAAACGGACTGAGCAGCTACACGACCGACGGCCCCGGCTCGGTAATGAACGAGTTCTGGGGCGCCCGCTTCTTTGGTAGCCCGTACGTGGTATCGTCGGGTGGGTACGGCTTCAACATCCCGGAAAAGGAATTTGTGGACGGCTTCGAGCCCGGCGACCTGCGCAAGGGTCCCACGGTGTTCGTGCCCGGCGACAAATACCCCGACGGGCAGGTGCAGCCGGCCTCGCTCGTCGGCGACCCGTACGGCTTCAACATCCGCAAGTTCTTTGTGGGCACCGTAAACGTGAACAACTGGGACTCGCCCCTGAACGTGCCGATACTGCGCCTAGCCGAGGTGTACCTGATCCTGGCCGAGGCCGTGGGTCCAACTCCCGAAGGCCTGGATGCCATCAACAAGGTGCGGCGCCGGGCGTTCGGCTTCCCTCTCAATGCGCCTTCGGCCAAGGACCTCACGGCAGCTACGCCTGACTTCAACGCGGCCGTGCTGCGGGAGCGGCGCTACGAGCTGGCCTTCGAAATGGACCGCTGGTACGACCTGAAGCGCACCGACAATCTCGTCAAGACGATGAATGCCCAGGGCAAACCCGCTAAGGACTTCAACAACCTGCTGCCCATTCCGCAGTCGGAGCGCAACGTGAATCCGAACCTAAGCCAGAATCCGGGCTATTAA
- a CDS encoding glycoside hydrolase family 3 protein: MYVAQSKSGPTTDKPAPKENQQARLTANDDKVNALLSKLTLEEKIKMVHAVSSFNSGGVERLNIPELETSDGPHGVRFEHGRGWTAQKGVDDAGTYLPTNNTLASTWNPALGYAYGSVLGAEANYRGKDVILGPGINIIRAPLNGRNFEYLSEDPFLVSKMVVGYIKGVQDQGVSACVKHYAANNQEIHRNDVDVDMSERALREIYLPGFKAAVQEGGVNTLMGSYNKFRGTWATENAYLMNDILKKEWGFNGVVMSDWGSVHNTQNALRNGTDLEMGTDLVLAYQGTSQTSGSINQEKLSETVYDRFFLGNAALDAIKKDPSLQPLLDDKVRRILRVMYATNMLDGAKRKAGSYNTKQHQATALKVAEEGIVLLKNDGNILP, encoded by the coding sequence ATGTACGTTGCCCAAAGCAAGTCGGGCCCGACGACCGACAAGCCGGCCCCCAAGGAAAACCAGCAGGCCCGACTCACGGCTAATGACGACAAGGTTAATGCCCTGCTCAGCAAGCTGACTCTGGAAGAGAAAATCAAGATGGTGCACGCCGTATCGTCGTTCAACTCGGGTGGCGTGGAGCGCCTCAATATTCCCGAACTGGAAACCTCCGACGGCCCGCACGGGGTGCGCTTCGAGCACGGCCGCGGCTGGACGGCCCAGAAAGGCGTGGACGACGCCGGCACCTACCTGCCCACCAACAACACCCTGGCTTCGACCTGGAACCCGGCTCTGGGCTACGCCTACGGCTCGGTGCTGGGCGCGGAAGCCAACTACCGCGGCAAAGACGTGATTTTGGGCCCCGGCATCAACATCATCCGGGCCCCCTTGAACGGGCGCAACTTTGAGTACCTGAGCGAAGACCCCTTCCTAGTCTCGAAAATGGTGGTGGGCTACATCAAAGGCGTGCAGGACCAGGGCGTATCGGCCTGCGTGAAGCACTACGCGGCCAACAACCAGGAAATTCACCGCAACGACGTGGACGTGGACATGAGCGAGCGGGCCCTGCGCGAAATCTACCTGCCGGGCTTCAAGGCTGCCGTGCAGGAAGGCGGGGTGAACACGCTGATGGGTTCCTACAACAAGTTCCGCGGCACCTGGGCCACCGAAAACGCCTACCTGATGAACGACATTCTGAAAAAGGAATGGGGCTTCAACGGCGTGGTGATGAGTGACTGGGGCTCGGTGCACAACACCCAGAACGCCCTGCGCAACGGCACCGACCTGGAAATGGGCACCGACTTGGTGCTGGCCTACCAGGGCACGTCCCAGACCTCGGGCAGCATCAACCAGGAAAAGCTCAGTGAAACAGTATACGACCGGTTTTTCCTGGGCAATGCCGCCCTCGACGCCATCAAGAAAGACCCCAGCCTGCAGCCCCTGCTCGACGACAAAGTACGCCGCATTCTACGGGTGATGTACGCTACCAACATGCTGGATGGAGCTAAACGCAAAGCCGGCTCCTACAACACCAAGCAGCACCAGGCCACGGCCCTGAAAGTAGCTGAGGAAGGCATTGTACTGCTCAAAAACGACGGCAACATTCTGCCCTGA